A window of the Nitrospiraceae bacterium genome harbors these coding sequences:
- a CDS encoding UMP kinase produces MPLKYRRVLLKISGEMLAGEQTYGIQPSILHNLASEIADVLTLNVEIAIVIGGGNIFRGLAASASGMERASADYMGMLATLLNALALQNALESKDIPTRVLSAIEMRQLAESYIRRRAIRHLEKKRVVIFAAGTGNPYFTTDTAAALRAMEIGADVIMKGTKVDGIYDADPMTTPSAKRFTELPFLSVLNKSLKVMDATAITLCMDNDLPIIVFDLTSSGNIRKILEGEPVGTIVSKNALVT; encoded by the coding sequence ATGCCCCTCAAATATCGCCGGGTCCTCTTGAAAATTAGTGGAGAAATGCTCGCCGGAGAGCAAACTTACGGCATCCAACCTTCCATTTTACATAATCTCGCAAGCGAAATTGCCGACGTTCTGACCCTGAATGTCGAAATCGCCATTGTGATTGGAGGTGGGAACATTTTCAGAGGTCTTGCTGCCAGCGCATCTGGCATGGAAAGAGCCTCGGCCGATTACATGGGCATGCTGGCCACCTTGTTGAATGCCCTAGCTTTACAAAATGCTTTGGAGAGCAAAGACATCCCTACCCGTGTCTTATCCGCAATTGAAATGCGGCAATTAGCCGAAAGTTACATTCGTCGTCGAGCTATTCGGCATTTGGAAAAAAAGCGGGTGGTGATTTTTGCCGCCGGCACCGGGAATCCCTACTTTACCACCGACACCGCTGCCGCGCTCCGAGCCATGGAAATTGGTGCAGATGTTATCATGAAAGGCACTAAGGTTGATGGCATCTACGACGCGGACCCAATGACGACACCCTCAGCCAAACGCTTCACGGAGTTACCATTTTTATCGGTGCTCAATAAAAGCTTGAAAGTCATGGACGCCACAGCCATTACACTCTGTATGGATAACGATTTGCCTATCATTGTGTTCGATCTGACCTCATCAGGAAATATCAGAAAAATCCTTGAAGGCGAACCTGTCGGTACGATTGTTTCCAAAAATGCGCTTGTCACTTAA
- the recA gene encoding recombinase RecA gives MAERVASQKETPKDGKKRALDLALTQIEKQFGKGAIMKLGTEDVPRDIPAISTGSLGLDMALGIGGLPRGRIIEVFGPESSGKTTLCLHAIAEAQKAGGAAAFIDAEHALDISYAKKLGVQTDDLLVAQPDTGEQALEIAETLVRSGALDIIVVDSVAALVPRAEIEGEMGDSHMGLQARLMSQALRKLTGAISKSQASVVFINQIRMKIGVMFGNPETTTGGNALKFYSSVRLDIRRIESIKEGQEVMGSRVRVKVVKNKMAPPFKQAEFDVMFAEGISKVGELVDLGVERRIVDKAGAWYSYKEERLGQGREAVKTFLKSNPDIAQDIDAQLRNSFGLSGEPEKKEESSPPVSSNSKKSAGDRD, from the coding sequence ATGGCAGAACGCGTAGCTTCTCAAAAAGAGACCCCAAAAGACGGAAAAAAACGAGCGCTGGATTTGGCTCTGACCCAAATTGAAAAGCAATTTGGCAAAGGGGCCATTATGAAACTAGGGACGGAAGACGTTCCGCGTGATATTCCGGCCATTTCGACGGGGTCTCTCGGGCTTGATATGGCCTTGGGGATCGGAGGCTTGCCGCGAGGTCGAATTATTGAGGTGTTCGGACCGGAATCGTCTGGAAAAACCACCTTGTGCTTGCATGCTATTGCCGAAGCGCAGAAAGCCGGCGGGGCGGCAGCCTTTATCGATGCCGAGCATGCGTTGGATATCTCCTATGCTAAAAAGCTTGGGGTCCAGACCGATGATCTGCTGGTGGCCCAGCCGGATACTGGTGAACAGGCTCTGGAAATTGCCGAGACCCTGGTCCGGAGTGGGGCGTTGGATATTATTGTCGTTGATTCCGTTGCAGCCCTGGTTCCTCGTGCCGAAATCGAAGGGGAAATGGGAGACTCCCATATGGGGCTTCAGGCGAGATTAATGTCCCAGGCCTTGCGAAAATTAACCGGGGCCATTTCCAAGTCTCAAGCTTCGGTGGTATTTATCAATCAGATTCGAATGAAAATTGGGGTGATGTTTGGGAATCCGGAGACCACCACCGGGGGCAACGCTTTGAAATTTTATTCTTCAGTGCGGTTGGATATTCGCCGGATTGAATCGATTAAAGAGGGCCAGGAAGTGATGGGGAGTCGCGTACGGGTGAAAGTGGTCAAAAATAAAATGGCGCCACCCTTCAAACAGGCCGAATTTGATGTCATGTTTGCCGAAGGTATTTCCAAAGTCGGGGAATTAGTGGATTTAGGCGTTGAGCGTCGAATCGTGGATAAAGCCGGAGCGTGGTATTCGTATAAGGAGGAACGGCTCGGCCAGGGTCGGGAGGCTGTTAAAACCTTTTTGAAAAGTAATCCGGATATTGCCCAGGACATCGACGCGCAATTACGAAACAGCTTTGGCCTTTCCGGGGAGCCTGAAAAAAAAGAGGAATCATCCCCCCCAGTCAGTTCTAACTCAAAAAAATCAGCAGGAGATCGTGACTGA
- the rpsB gene encoding 30S ribosomal protein S2, translating into MVTIKSLLEAGVHFGHQTNRWNPKMKRYIFGEKNGIYIIDLQISLQCFQKAYEFTRDTVAAGESVLFVGTKRQAMGIVEEEANRCGMFFVNQRWLGGMLTNFQTLRRSINQLKKLEAAETDGTYERLKKKEIVRMKKEQAKLEKYLSGIKGMNDIPGCIYILDTRIQHITVKEANRLGIPVIALVDTNCDPEGVDFPIPGNDDAIRSLKLFTGQIADACIEGAEIRRKRQESVANGEGFLPDNTEQGHPSVVPNKNTQPV; encoded by the coding sequence ATGGTCACGATTAAATCGTTATTAGAAGCTGGAGTTCACTTCGGGCATCAAACAAATCGCTGGAACCCGAAGATGAAACGCTATATCTTTGGGGAAAAGAACGGTATTTATATTATTGATCTCCAAATTTCTCTCCAATGCTTTCAAAAAGCCTACGAATTTACCCGGGATACAGTGGCTGCCGGAGAATCCGTCTTATTTGTGGGGACCAAGCGGCAAGCCATGGGTATTGTGGAGGAAGAAGCCAATCGTTGTGGAATGTTTTTTGTAAACCAGCGATGGTTGGGTGGCATGTTAACAAATTTCCAGACACTCCGTCGTAGCATCAACCAACTAAAAAAACTCGAAGCCGCGGAAACCGATGGCACATACGAACGACTCAAAAAGAAAGAGATCGTTCGCATGAAAAAAGAGCAAGCCAAACTGGAAAAATATTTAAGCGGCATAAAAGGAATGAACGATATTCCCGGATGCATTTACATATTGGACACCAGGATCCAGCACATTACGGTCAAGGAAGCTAATCGTCTTGGCATCCCGGTTATTGCTTTAGTAGACACCAACTGTGACCCTGAAGGCGTGGACTTTCCTATACCCGGCAATGACGATGCCATTCGATCCCTCAAATTATTTACCGGACAAATTGCCGATGCCTGCATAGAAGGTGCGGAAATTCGCCGGAAGCGCCAGGAGTCAGTGGCAAATGGCGAGGGGTTTCTTCCCGACAACACCGAACAAGGTCATCCATCGGTTGTGCCAAACAAGAATACCCAACCTGTTTAA
- the tsf gene encoding translation elongation factor Ts, with amino-acid sequence MSSLSALVKELRGKTGAGILDCQKALQDTGNDVEKAIDLLRQKGLAAAQKKAGRETKEGIISSYIHSGSKIGVLIEVNCETDFVARNEEFQAFVKEVALQIAASHPMYIKREDIPVDSIERERNIYLAQMKESGKPEGTWEKIIKGKLEKYYQEQCLLEQAFIKDPSISIQDLLSQKIAKLGENLTISRFTRYQLGQD; translated from the coding sequence ATGTCTAGTTTGAGTGCCTTGGTGAAGGAGTTGCGAGGCAAAACAGGGGCAGGAATCCTTGATTGCCAAAAAGCCCTTCAAGACACAGGAAATGATGTCGAAAAAGCCATCGATCTGTTACGTCAAAAAGGGTTGGCCGCTGCACAAAAGAAAGCGGGCCGAGAAACCAAAGAGGGTATAATTTCCTCGTATATTCATTCAGGATCAAAGATTGGAGTCCTGATTGAGGTCAATTGCGAAACGGACTTTGTCGCACGCAATGAAGAATTTCAAGCGTTCGTTAAGGAAGTAGCCTTACAAATCGCTGCCTCCCATCCTATGTATATTAAACGTGAAGACATTCCGGTGGACTCGATCGAACGGGAAAGGAATATTTATCTCGCACAGATGAAAGAGTCGGGAAAACCCGAGGGGACCTGGGAAAAAATTATCAAGGGGAAACTCGAAAAATATTATCAAGAGCAGTGCCTCTTGGAACAAGCCTTTATTAAGGATCCCAGCATCAGCATTCAAGATCTCCTTTCGCAGAAAATCGCGAAGTTAGGAGAGAACCTCACGATCAGTCGCTTTACGCGCTACCAACTCGGCCAGGACTAA
- a CDS encoding HDOD domain-containing protein encodes MTSTAAPNIKESVLVGRQAIFDRQKEVFGYELLYRDGQANSAQVVDGDEATARVMVNTFLEMGIDQITGTSQAFINLTANFFLSQNYEVLPKHNVVLEVLESIEPTPIVIQSLVRARQLGYKIALDDFIVRDSHRGLLEVADFVKVDILALTSEQLLEQIEVLKQYPVRLLAEKVEDQEVYALCYEKGFEYFQGYFFCKPQIMEGVKLSGNRMAIVLLLAKLQDPDIHIKDLEELVENDLSLSLKLLRFVNSASVGLPRVVNSIGQAVGMVGTERMRQWASLLVLAHTGGKPSELMRIALIRGRMCQGLSRLQGESASQGFTVGLFSVLDAYFDCEMKQLLADLPLAPEILLALTEGQGCLGKILKCVMSYERGEWDQIENSRFEPHVLRQEYLFSTEWANEVMKTTLAGKEK; translated from the coding sequence ATGACTTCAACGGCTGCTCCAAACATCAAGGAATCCGTTCTGGTTGGGCGACAGGCTATTTTTGATCGTCAAAAAGAAGTTTTTGGGTATGAACTCCTATATCGAGATGGTCAAGCCAATAGTGCACAAGTCGTGGACGGGGATGAGGCCACCGCCAGGGTCATGGTGAATACGTTTTTGGAGATGGGAATTGACCAAATAACTGGAACGAGTCAGGCGTTCATAAACCTGACAGCGAATTTCTTTTTAAGCCAAAATTATGAAGTCCTCCCAAAGCACAATGTGGTTCTTGAGGTGTTGGAGTCCATTGAGCCTACGCCCATCGTCATTCAATCTCTTGTCAGAGCTAGGCAGCTGGGCTACAAAATTGCTTTAGATGACTTTATCGTTCGGGATTCTCATCGAGGATTACTAGAGGTTGCTGACTTTGTAAAAGTGGATATTTTGGCATTGACGAGTGAACAGCTTCTTGAGCAAATTGAGGTGTTGAAGCAATATCCGGTTCGATTGCTGGCAGAAAAAGTCGAAGATCAAGAAGTGTATGCGCTGTGTTATGAAAAAGGATTTGAATATTTTCAGGGATACTTTTTCTGTAAACCGCAAATCATGGAGGGAGTCAAGCTTTCCGGTAACCGCATGGCGATTGTGCTTTTATTGGCTAAATTGCAAGATCCTGATATTCACATAAAAGATCTTGAGGAATTAGTCGAAAATGACCTGTCATTAAGCCTCAAACTTCTTCGTTTTGTGAATTCTGCATCTGTGGGCCTTCCTCGAGTGGTTAATTCAATTGGGCAAGCTGTGGGGATGGTAGGGACCGAACGAATGCGACAATGGGCCTCCTTACTGGTGCTGGCTCATACTGGTGGAAAGCCAAGTGAGCTGATGCGCATTGCCCTCATCCGTGGACGTATGTGTCAAGGTTTGAGCCGGTTGCAAGGAGAGTCTGCCAGCCAAGGCTTTACCGTTGGCCTCTTTTCTGTATTGGATGCCTACTTTGATTGTGAAATGAAGCAACTTCTCGCAGACCTTCCTCTTGCTCCTGAAATTCTGCTTGCTTTGACCGAAGGGCAGGGATGTTTAGGGAAAATTTTAAAATGCGTGATGTCTTACGAACGAGGGGAGTGGGATCAAATTGAGAACAGTCGTTTTGAACCCCATGTGTTGCGACAAGAGTATCTTTTCAGCACCGAATGGGCCAACGAAGTCATGAAGACGACTCTCGCTGGGAAGGAAAAATAG
- a CDS encoding CinA family nicotinamide mononucleotide deamidase-related protein, with protein sequence MKSLHADIIAVGSELLLGGRLDSNSVFVAQLLSECGIEVRRKISVGDQKVDIQEALRGSLNRAHVIVLTGGLGSTLDDCTREAVASTLQCHLIKRKKAYDHLKACYRRFERPVTPLLARQAFLPSRATMLANTVGTAPGFLVRSGRAVIIALPGVPREAKVMMVSQVQPILRKLFHSNRHYWQHTFQTFGLPETDVQKHLNPVLKDYGSIQFGILASPRGVMVTVSCWVFGGPPSSVKKMSPFLPEWDHLILQIRECLGPWLFAEGERTMEEVVGEALRARSWTVALAESCTGGLVAHRLTGVPGSSRYVDRGVVSYSNEAKRELVGVPASTLRRYGAVSAQVAMAMAKGIRMRSRVDVGVGVTGIAGPGGGTPNKPVGLVYGAIDGPQGPQSQCWRFHGDRAEITLKTSQAVLDLIRRYANEAAF encoded by the coding sequence ATGAAATCCCTCCATGCTGACATCATTGCCGTAGGTTCAGAATTGCTTCTGGGCGGACGCCTCGATAGTAATTCGGTATTTGTCGCACAACTTCTCTCTGAGTGTGGCATTGAGGTTCGGAGAAAAATCTCCGTTGGTGATCAAAAAGTTGATATTCAAGAAGCCCTTCGTGGTTCGCTGAATCGCGCTCATGTGATCGTTTTGACAGGTGGACTCGGATCAACGCTTGATGATTGTACCCGTGAGGCTGTTGCCTCGACGCTTCAATGCCACCTGATCAAACGAAAAAAAGCCTATGACCATCTCAAGGCTTGCTATCGACGCTTTGAAAGACCGGTCACACCGCTATTGGCCAGGCAGGCGTTTCTTCCTTCCCGAGCCACGATGTTGGCAAATACCGTCGGCACGGCGCCCGGTTTTTTGGTGCGTAGCGGACGAGCAGTCATCATTGCATTACCAGGTGTGCCTCGCGAGGCCAAAGTCATGATGGTTTCTCAGGTTCAGCCGATACTCCGGAAGTTATTTCACAGCAATAGGCACTATTGGCAGCATACGTTTCAAACATTTGGATTGCCCGAAACCGATGTTCAAAAACACTTGAATCCTGTTTTGAAGGATTATGGAAGCATTCAGTTCGGTATTTTGGCTTCGCCCAGGGGCGTGATGGTGACGGTGAGTTGTTGGGTGTTCGGCGGCCCACCCTCTTCTGTGAAGAAGATGTCCCCCTTTTTACCGGAATGGGATCACCTGATCCTTCAAATCCGTGAATGTTTAGGTCCCTGGCTCTTTGCAGAAGGTGAACGTACCATGGAAGAAGTCGTCGGGGAAGCCTTACGAGCTCGTTCCTGGACGGTGGCACTTGCCGAATCCTGTACCGGAGGATTAGTGGCTCATCGCTTGACGGGTGTGCCCGGGAGTTCGCGTTATGTGGACCGGGGAGTCGTGTCTTATAGTAATGAGGCGAAACGAGAACTCGTAGGAGTTCCCGCCTCGACGCTTCGTCGGTATGGGGCCGTGAGCGCACAGGTTGCCATGGCTATGGCCAAAGGCATTCGAATGCGGAGTCGAGTTGATGTGGGAGTTGGAGTCACGGGAATTGCGGGGCCTGGAGGAGGGACTCCGAACAAACCAGTGGGATTGGTGTATGGAGCGATTGATGGTCCGCAAGGGCCTCAGAGTCAATGTTGGAGATTTCATGGGGATCGCGCGGAAATTACATTGAAGACATCTCAAGCTGTTTTGGATTTGATCCGACGATACGCCAATGAAGCTGCATTCTAA
- a CDS encoding glutamate-5-semialdehyde dehydrogenase, with translation MVEVPLKLYVQALLKAAKVAGRPTACLSSCVKNQVLQAMAESLIDHTQEILEANAKDLAGISKETDQQAHREASERIRISEDTIRHMHKGLLDLQALPDPVGEASHAWLTPDGMQVHTVRSPLGVVAVVSDMGPLVTAESLGMCMKTNNVCIFRGGTEWFHTNSAIVHHLQSAAVANGAPKGGLTFLDRSSPEAALEMVRYPQYVQAVIARGSAGLRNGILEHSRVPVIGFEGGLCHVYVDQDVDIPLAQTIAVNAKLQAPAAANAMDTLLVHQGVSRHLLPGLTRRLLQEYRVSLRGCPKTVSMMGILEMTGHLGIKAAEEADWGRKYQSLTLNIKVVKDSQEAIDHIGTYAPGHTDTIVTRDYQLAMRFVREVDSSAVMVNASTRLHGGPQFGLGPDIGSNSTRMHGRGPLILSKLTIEKYMVLGTGQLQQPHPVPQTYQDAMMLSAKF, from the coding sequence ATGGTTGAAGTACCTCTGAAATTATATGTGCAAGCGCTTCTAAAAGCAGCGAAGGTGGCTGGTCGCCCAACGGCGTGCCTGTCTTCCTGTGTGAAAAATCAGGTATTACAGGCGATGGCCGAGAGTTTAATCGATCATACTCAGGAAATTTTAGAGGCCAATGCAAAAGATCTGGCTGGCATTTCTAAGGAAACCGATCAACAGGCCCATCGTGAGGCGTCAGAACGGATTCGAATTTCAGAAGATACCATTCGCCACATGCACAAGGGGTTGTTAGATTTGCAAGCTCTTCCTGATCCAGTCGGAGAGGCGAGTCATGCCTGGCTGACTCCAGATGGAATGCAGGTTCATACGGTCCGTTCCCCCTTGGGTGTTGTGGCAGTGGTGTCGGATATGGGGCCCTTGGTGACCGCTGAATCATTAGGGATGTGCATGAAGACCAATAATGTCTGTATCTTTCGGGGAGGAACCGAGTGGTTTCATACTAATAGTGCGATTGTTCACCATCTCCAATCAGCAGCGGTGGCCAACGGTGCTCCTAAAGGTGGGCTGACATTTCTTGACAGGAGTTCTCCGGAGGCGGCCCTGGAAATGGTGCGATATCCTCAATATGTTCAAGCTGTGATTGCACGAGGGAGTGCTGGTTTGCGAAATGGGATCTTGGAACATTCGAGAGTTCCCGTCATTGGATTTGAGGGAGGCCTGTGTCATGTTTATGTTGATCAGGATGTCGATATCCCTTTAGCTCAAACCATTGCGGTGAATGCCAAGCTGCAAGCGCCAGCTGCCGCGAATGCTATGGATACTCTTCTGGTTCATCAGGGGGTTTCCCGGCATTTATTGCCTGGGTTAACACGAAGACTTCTTCAGGAGTATCGGGTGAGCTTGCGTGGCTGTCCTAAAACGGTTTCCATGATGGGTATTTTGGAAATGACCGGGCATTTAGGGATTAAAGCGGCGGAGGAAGCGGATTGGGGGAGAAAATATCAATCCTTAACTCTGAATATTAAAGTGGTGAAAGATAGTCAAGAAGCTATCGATCATATTGGGACCTATGCCCCAGGGCATACCGATACTATTGTCACTCGGGATTATCAGTTAGCCATGCGCTTTGTTCGGGAAGTCGATTCGAGTGCCGTTATGGTGAATGCTTCGACCCGTCTTCATGGCGGACCCCAGTTTGGACTTGGTCCGGATATCGGGAGTAATAGCACTCGTATGCATGGGCGAGGTCCTCTTATTCTCTCAAAGCTCACGATTGAAAAATATATGGTATTAGGAACCGGACAACTTCAACAGCCACATCCAGTTCCTCAGACCTACCAGGATGCGATGATGTTATCTGCCAAGTTCTAG
- a CDS encoding chlorite dismutase family protein — MAGAEEAAKQQFVNFAFYKVDPLWRRLPKEERDLGKQEFIRAAEEYTGKVIVVSYTTTGIRGDCDFMLWRISYDLEMFQEMSSKLLATGLGRYLTTPYSYLSMTKRSIYVDHHVHEGQESRRLKISPGRAKYIFVYPFEKTREWYLLTKAARQGMMDEHIAIGHKYPSVKLNTTYSFGLDDQEFVVAFETDSPQDFLDLVMELRSTEGSRYVKRDIPIFTCIMKSLKEVVETLGG; from the coding sequence ATGGCTGGTGCCGAAGAGGCTGCCAAACAACAATTTGTCAATTTTGCTTTCTATAAAGTGGACCCTTTGTGGAGACGTCTTCCCAAAGAAGAGCGAGACCTCGGCAAGCAAGAATTTATCCGTGCAGCGGAAGAATATACCGGCAAGGTCATTGTCGTGTCTTACACCACAACAGGCATACGAGGGGATTGCGACTTTATGTTGTGGCGAATTAGCTATGATCTCGAAATGTTTCAAGAAATGAGTTCAAAGCTTTTGGCTACAGGCCTGGGACGCTATCTTACCACGCCGTACTCTTATCTTTCCATGACGAAACGATCCATATACGTCGATCATCACGTGCATGAAGGGCAAGAAAGCCGAAGATTGAAAATTTCTCCAGGCCGTGCGAAATATATATTTGTTTACCCATTTGAAAAAACCAGAGAGTGGTACCTGCTTACCAAAGCCGCTCGCCAAGGCATGATGGATGAACATATCGCCATCGGCCATAAGTACCCCTCCGTCAAGCTCAATACCACCTATTCATTTGGATTGGATGACCAGGAATTTGTGGTCGCCTTTGAAACCGATTCCCCCCAGGACTTTCTAGACCTCGTTATGGAATTGCGCTCTACCGAAGGCAGCCGGTATGTCAAACGTGATATTCCAATTTTTACCTGTATTATGAAAAGTCTCAAGGAAGTTGTTGAAACCCTGGGAGGATAA
- the thpR gene encoding RNA 2',3'-cyclic phosphodiesterase yields MKLHSNQKSLRVFLAVELSLDLRRKVVELQRQLRESLPMVNWVRPESMHLTLKFLGYVDTSMVEKVLTAIEPIRTRQAPLTLEVQGLGVFPHPRRPRILWVGCTGNIPALINLVSHIEAALEPLGFPPEDKPYFPHLTLARIKHDQSQVGGVLIHSGLLEQPRNLGTLYVDRITLFRSEVSQSGAEYTALRTVPFNEPGSPISI; encoded by the coding sequence ATGAAGCTGCATTCTAATCAGAAGAGCCTGCGAGTCTTTCTGGCCGTTGAACTTTCCTTAGATTTGCGCCGGAAAGTGGTCGAACTGCAACGTCAGCTGCGAGAAAGCTTACCAATGGTCAATTGGGTTCGCCCTGAGTCGATGCACCTCACACTGAAATTTCTTGGATATGTGGACACTTCCATGGTAGAAAAGGTTCTGACTGCCATTGAGCCTATCCGAACAAGGCAGGCTCCTCTCACCTTAGAAGTTCAGGGGCTGGGGGTTTTTCCGCATCCTCGACGTCCAAGGATATTGTGGGTCGGATGTACTGGGAACATTCCTGCCTTGATCAATCTTGTTTCACATATCGAAGCTGCATTGGAACCGTTGGGCTTTCCTCCTGAGGACAAGCCCTATTTCCCTCATTTGACCCTGGCCAGGATCAAACATGACCAATCTCAGGTTGGTGGCGTACTGATTCATTCCGGCTTACTGGAGCAACCTCGGAACCTTGGGACGCTCTATGTTGACCGGATCACACTTTTTCGAAGTGAGGTGAGCCAATCCGGTGCGGAATATACCGCTTTGAGGACGGTGCCATTCAATGAGCCTGGATCACCTATTTCAATCTAA
- a CDS encoding methyltransferase domain-containing protein, translated as MGYKREETSDYHAELFPYLLSWGLREFYEETSYYDWQRKTLSKEELCDFQRLIENRYGGEDVKGDIDFYDELARRDLIPVLYSQRYHYFLTIGTAVCARIAPANQVLDFGCGVGILTLFFAQQHPGIQFVGIDRSSRSIEMACFEAEKRRIRNVRFEVSQVPPQQILGTYDLILSTHALFQAEWEPGLPSQTWKTFQRAWDFQRQEQLEVLTGIKGRLDALLRTLGPMGRMILFEKTWNLGRRILFQRALDARGLFPISSPVFCRYRSVDEEVLDGPLYEVARLSYGVEPFEWNEEPYRAPGETLYRCIGIAAERMRQVLVKDKLSTTITGVHSNMGSWRFRFGLWKEIVAWGLCEFSSGLTGLVIGGEADRDLLYQLVATVSDITEPDFQHLVHDFWGNMIDAPEDPLLPCYENHHASAQIIYEGLPSKCIQQETTCQDGGGREMHIELGTTIHLTYLYCANTFDQRQLVLMDEGRAQVLYDYYRESIQRPHGLPA; from the coding sequence ATGGGATATAAAAGGGAAGAAACTTCTGATTACCATGCGGAGCTTTTCCCGTATTTGCTGTCATGGGGATTGCGAGAATTTTATGAAGAGACGTCATACTATGACTGGCAACGAAAGACTCTTTCCAAAGAGGAATTGTGCGATTTTCAACGATTAATCGAGAATCGATACGGTGGCGAAGACGTAAAAGGCGACATTGATTTTTATGATGAATTGGCGCGTCGAGATCTTATTCCTGTTCTGTATTCTCAACGGTACCATTATTTTTTGACGATTGGAACCGCTGTATGTGCCAGGATTGCTCCGGCCAACCAGGTATTGGACTTCGGTTGTGGGGTTGGCATTCTGACACTGTTTTTTGCTCAACAGCATCCTGGGATTCAATTTGTAGGAATCGATCGGTCGTCTCGTTCGATAGAAATGGCTTGTTTCGAAGCAGAAAAGCGACGAATCAGGAATGTTCGCTTCGAAGTCTCTCAGGTGCCACCACAGCAGATTTTGGGAACCTACGATCTGATTCTGTCAACGCATGCGTTGTTCCAGGCGGAATGGGAGCCAGGGCTACCAAGCCAGACCTGGAAAACGTTTCAGCGTGCCTGGGACTTTCAACGACAGGAACAGCTGGAAGTTCTGACGGGGATAAAGGGACGTTTGGATGCCTTGTTGCGGACTTTAGGGCCAATGGGACGGATGATCCTTTTTGAAAAAACATGGAATCTTGGTCGACGGATTTTGTTTCAACGAGCGTTAGATGCCAGAGGCCTGTTTCCCATATCCTCGCCGGTTTTCTGCCGATATCGGTCAGTTGATGAAGAGGTGCTTGATGGACCTCTGTATGAAGTTGCCCGACTCTCATATGGCGTGGAGCCTTTTGAGTGGAATGAGGAACCGTATCGGGCGCCGGGCGAAACACTCTATCGTTGTATTGGAATTGCCGCCGAGCGAATGAGGCAGGTGCTGGTTAAGGATAAATTGAGTACCACCATTACCGGTGTTCATTCCAATATGGGATCCTGGAGGTTTCGTTTCGGACTATGGAAGGAGATCGTTGCTTGGGGTTTGTGTGAATTTTCTTCTGGTTTGACAGGATTGGTCATTGGGGGTGAGGCAGATCGGGATTTACTGTACCAATTAGTTGCAACTGTTTCAGACATAACCGAACCTGATTTTCAACACTTGGTTCATGACTTTTGGGGAAACATGATTGACGCACCTGAGGATCCATTGTTGCCATGTTATGAAAATCACCATGCCTCTGCTCAAATCATCTACGAGGGGCTTCCCTCCAAATGCATTCAACAGGAGACGACGTGCCAGGATGGTGGGGGAAGAGAAATGCATATCGAGTTAGGGACTACAATCCATTTGACCTATCTGTATTGCGCCAATACATTCGATCAACGCCAGCTCGTTCTTATGGATGAAGGACGGGCTCAGGTTCTATATGATTATTATCGAGAGTCCATCCAGCGCCCACACGGTCTACCTGCCTGA
- the frr gene encoding ribosome recycling factor — MNDPTILKTTQRMEGAIEHLKREFMSLRTGRASLGLLDHITVDYYGTPTPLKQVANLAIPESRLITIQPWDTSQIREIERAIISSELGLTPSNDGKLIRLPIPPLSEERRKDLVKLSKKYGEETKVQIRGFRREGNDELKHLHKEGSLTEDNQHRLEAEIQKLTDKFIQSVDDLTKKKEEEILAI, encoded by the coding sequence ATGAACGATCCAACCATTCTTAAAACCACACAGCGAATGGAGGGAGCCATAGAGCACCTCAAGAGAGAATTCATGTCCCTTAGAACCGGTCGCGCTTCCTTGGGATTACTCGACCATATCACCGTTGATTATTACGGGACGCCCACTCCTCTCAAGCAAGTCGCCAACCTCGCGATTCCTGAGAGCCGACTGATCACCATTCAGCCATGGGATACCTCCCAAATCAGAGAAATTGAACGGGCCATCATCAGCTCAGAACTTGGTTTGACTCCATCCAATGATGGCAAACTCATCCGGCTTCCCATTCCCCCACTAAGTGAAGAACGACGGAAAGATTTGGTCAAACTCAGCAAAAAATATGGGGAAGAGACCAAGGTACAGATTCGTGGATTTCGGCGGGAAGGCAATGACGAACTCAAACATCTTCACAAAGAAGGCTCACTGACCGAAGATAACCAGCACCGGCTGGAGGCTGAAATCCAAAAGCTCACAGATAAATTTATACAGAGCGTCGATGACCTCACCAAGAAAAAGGAGGAGGAAATACTCGCGATTTGA